A single window of Micrococcales bacterium DNA harbors:
- a CDS encoding beta-eliminating lyase-related protein, producing MAQAGYATDSIDLRSDTVTQPSPAMRQAMAQAKVDDDVIGRDPTMVELEQRAAELLGREAGLFMVSGSMSNAVALMVQVSRGDYFMAPRYAHILSHELGTASWLAGGIPVELGWGETPGVPKLAEIDAIAAEEDHGHAYFELVPRLLSLENTHNHAGGTIIPQALSDALMAKAHQAGWQVHLDGARLWHAAAAQSITPAEAAGAADSVTVCLSKGLGAPVGSLLCGSQELIDRARRARKMLGGGVRQGGVLAAAGLVALEQELPRIDQDRILARRLAQGLRVLGFDAPVPQTNIIMVKPGQASQLSASQLAASWNKIGVRCLTMGPAVRLVTHRDVDESMIDQALDRIEDCLKA from the coding sequence ATGGCTCAAGCCGGATATGCAACAGACTCAATTGATCTTCGTTCTGACACCGTGACCCAGCCCTCGCCGGCCATGCGTCAAGCCATGGCCCAGGCCAAGGTTGACGACGACGTGATTGGACGCGATCCAACAATGGTGGAGCTGGAACAACGCGCTGCCGAGCTACTGGGCAGGGAGGCCGGTTTGTTCATGGTCTCCGGCTCTATGTCAAACGCAGTGGCCTTGATGGTGCAGGTCAGCCGGGGAGACTACTTCATGGCCCCGCGCTACGCCCACATTTTGTCCCACGAGCTGGGCACGGCCAGCTGGCTGGCCGGCGGCATTCCGGTGGAACTGGGATGGGGAGAAACCCCGGGGGTGCCCAAGTTGGCGGAAATCGACGCCATCGCGGCTGAAGAGGACCACGGTCACGCCTACTTCGAGCTAGTGCCTCGCCTATTGTCCCTGGAAAACACACACAACCACGCTGGCGGCACCATCATCCCCCAGGCTCTTAGTGATGCCCTGATGGCCAAGGCCCACCAGGCCGGTTGGCAGGTTCACTTAGACGGAGCTCGGCTGTGGCACGCGGCGGCGGCCCAGTCAATCACGCCAGCCGAGGCTGCCGGTGCGGCCGATTCGGTCACTGTCTGCCTGTCGAAGGGTCTGGGTGCGCCGGTTGGCTCGCTGCTTTGTGGCAGCCAGGAGCTAATCGACCGGGCCCGCCGGGCCCGCAAAATGCTGGGCGGCGGCGTTCGGCAGGGCGGCGTGCTGGCGGCGGCTGGCCTGGTGGCGCTAGAACAGGAGCTGCCAAGAATCGACCAGGATCGAATCCTGGCCAGGCGCCTGGCCCAGGGGCTGCGGGTGCTCGGTTTTGACGCCCCGGTGCCACAAACCAACATCATCATGGTCAAACCTGGCCAGGCTAGTCAGCTCAGCGCCAGCCAGCTGGCCGCCAGCTGGAACAAAATCGGTGTCCGCTGCCTCACAATGGGCCCAGCCGTCCGCTTGGTCACCCACCGCGACGTCGACGAATCAATGATCGACCAGGCCCTTGACCGAATCGAGGACTGTCTCAAGGCCTAG